In Cotesia glomerata isolate CgM1 linkage group LG1, MPM_Cglom_v2.3, whole genome shotgun sequence, one genomic interval encodes:
- the LOC123275038 gene encoding ras association domain-containing protein 4, whose amino-acid sequence MWKCHKCGKPVYFAERKQSLGYDWHPECLRCEECGKRLNPGQHAEHKGVPYCHVPCYGALFGPQLFGHGTRVESHTSFGKKEPRSTLPRSHLETKLKVFNQYYEGKSGGIRSREVNGRLILEGALRIYWGVRGVIHLKEDDDQRTVVTARNRNSCRRSVAEKVEDEDDDDDDNDHENQKRTNPSNKDLSPTESHLESEPNSVPTSPDHLKSLTLPMKLDVKNMELDELDELLQVERKVEDGDKLYQTMPENLPSMSHSVTETSQSASQSSLDGSTENRSSMANSSTSSQNKTNDSSINSTPTHSLDSTSSSTDTPNNCHGTPNRNGNLRRVEYYDSLEKNNNSRRMSNDDSWIEKGLNRSMSGPDCLQRHREDSDTDSVNSLHFRDDDNMTMSTDSGLELDGVVLRRKQGSTAIRRRPGGRRQSRSRLRRRCSINGHFYNRETSFFTPPHGSQMSVWVTSLVSTQEVINLMLDKYKVDAKPDNFALFVVRDNGEQRRLRDDEYPLEVRVALGPHENIARLFLVDKLSTPEISSDVAQFLNLSLAECQGILQRYHYEEEKQILLLKEKYKEMRRRIKQRMEELKVRL is encoded by the exons ATGTGGAAGTGTCATAAATGCGGAAAACCTGTTTATTTTG CTGAAAGAAAACAATCGTTGGGCTACGATTGGCATCCTGAATGTTTAAGATGCGAGGAGTGCGGTAAAAGATTAAATCCAGGCCAACACGCTGAG CATAAAGGAGTGCCTTACTGTCATGTTCCTTGTTACGGTGCGTTGTTCGGTCCTCAGTTGTTTGGTCATGGTACTAGAGTTGAATCTCATACAAGTTTTGGTAAAAAAGAACCTCGATCAACTTTACCAag atCGCATTTAGAAACAaagttaaaagtttttaatcaGTATTATGAGGGCAAAAGTGGTGGAATAAGAAGTAGAGAAGTAAATGGAAGATTAATTCTCGAAGGtgctttaagaatttattgGGGAGTACGCGGTGTTATCCATTTAAAGGAAGATGATGATCAACGAACAGTTGTAACAGCAAGAAATCGAAATTCCTGTCGACGAAGTGTTGCTGAAAAAGTTgaagatgaagatgatgatgacgatgaTAATGACCATGAGAATCAAAAACGTACCAACCCAAGTAACAAAGATTTATCACCAACAGAAAGTCATTTGGAAAGCGAGCCGAATTCCGTGCCTACGTCACCAGATCACTTGAAAAGCCTCACGTTACCGATGAAACTCGATGTGAAGAATATGGAACTAGACGAATTAGATGAGCTGCTGCAAGTTGAACGAAAAGTTGAGGACGGTGATAAATTGTATCAAACCATGCCGGAAAATTTGCCATCAATGTCACACTCTGTGACTGAAACTTCTCAGTCAGCAAGTCAGTCAAGTCTTGATGGATCAACGGAGAATCGAAGTTCAATGGCCAACAGTAGTACTAGTTCTCAGAATAAAACAAATGACAGTAGTATCAACAGTACACCGACGCACAGCTTAGATAGTACTTCGTCCAGTACTGACACCCCTAATAATTGCCATGGAACTCCTAATAGAAATGGTAATTTACGTAGAGTTGAGTACTATGATAGCTTGGAGAAGAACAACAACAGTCGTAGAATGAGTAATGATGATAGCTGGATCGAGAAAGGATTGAATCGCTCGATGTCTGGGCCTGATTGCCTTCAAAGACATCGCGAGGACAGTGACACTGATTCTGTAAATTCTCTACACTTTCGCGATGATGACAATATGACTATGTCGACGGACAGCGGATTGGAGCTTGATGGCGTTGTCTTACGTCGAAAACAAGGCTCTACTGCAATACGTCGACGTCCTGGTGGCAGGAGACAGTCTCGAAGTCGATTGCGTCGTCGCTGTTCTATCAATGGGCATTTTTATAACCGTGAAACAAGTTTCTTTACTCCACCACATGGATCACAAATGTCTGTCTGGGTTACTAGTCTTGTTAGCACCCAagaagttattaatttaatgctCGATAAATATAAAGTCGACGCTAAACCTGATAACTTTGCTTTGTTTGTTGTACGGGACAATGgag aacaacGCAGATTAAGGGATGATGAATATCCTCTTGAAGTCCGTGTAGCTCTTGGACCTCATGAAAATATTGCTCGTCTATTTCTCGTCGACAAATTATCGACACCTGAAATAAGTTCGGACGTCGcgcaatttttaaatctttcatTAGCTGAGTGTCAGGGAATTTTGCAACGATATCATTACGAAGAAGAGAAAcagattttgttattaaaagaaaa gTACAAGGAAATGAGGCGGAGAATCAAACAACGAATGGAAGAACTGAAAGTCCGGTTATAG